One genomic segment of Besnoitia besnoiti strain Bb-Ger1 chromosome VII, whole genome shotgun sequence includes these proteins:
- a CDS encoding putative PfMNL-2 CISD1 family iron-sulfur protein (encoded by transcript BESB_076570), producing the protein MGSQASKGSRPVADVLRKAGDFLNTKNLPAVHTEIVVPPPKKGKKFAVCRCWKSSKFPLCDNIHQKLQKQGINVGPAMLEIRPAPPLESVRAPRVAQSGGSPSSEPVLRDAGAPAADRTGAAALAGGVAASLLAGGAHFAGFI; encoded by the exons ATGGGTTCCCAGGCGTCGAAGGGATCTCGTCCTGTTGCGGACGTCCTCAGAAAAGCTGGTGATTTTCTCAACACCAAGA ATCTTCCCGCAGTCCACACTGAGATTGTCGTCCCGCCGCCCAAGAAGGGAAAGAAATTCGCTGTCTGCCGATGCTGGAAATCCT CGAAGTTTCCGCTGTGCGACAACATTCACCAGAAGCTCCAGAAGCAAGGCATCAACGTCG GCCCTGCGATGCTGGAAAtccgccccgcgcctccgctcgagtccgtgcgcgcgcctcgcgttgcgcagagcggcggTTCGCCCTCTTCAGAGCCTGTCCTGAGGGATGCTGGAGCCCCAGCCGCCGACCgcacgggcgccgcggctctcgccggAGGGGTCGCAGCTTCTCTTCTTGCGG gagGCGCTCACTTTGCCGGCTTCATCTGA
- a CDS encoding putative Bax inhibitor-1 (encoded by transcript BESB_076580) — translation MNVFEQYNQRQGAMNLKHIFSFAPLSPVQQEHLTRVYGALLTNIVLTAAGVYVQQQLVALPLFLLLGVQFLCIWGLSGTSTEAVYTGKVTTPLRAAYFGGFGFASGMMLGDYIYFINALNSSIIPTAFIVSMGIFASLSAAAIVSRDRKFIYLGSILGTGLTLFTYLSLFSVMWRTKLADDILLWGGLLLYVGFVLFDTQVALEMARRGSSDYLVQAIQFYVDLFGIFIRLVHILADKERRKRQRDEE, via the exons ATGAACGTCTTTGAGCAATACAACCAGCGCCAAGGCGCGATGAACCTGAAGCACATTTTCAGCTTCGCGCCGCTGAGTCCGGTGCAGCAGGAACACCTCACCCGCGTGTACGGGGCGCTTCTGACAAACATCGTCCTCACTGCGGCCGGCGTCTACGTGCAGCAGCAACTTGTTGCCCTTCCATTGTTCCTTCTGTTGGGCGTTCAGTTTCTCTGTATATGGGGCTTGAGTGGAACAAGCACGGAAGCAGTCTATACAGGCAAG GTTACGACGCCGCTGAGAGCAGCGTACTTTGGAGGTTTCGGCTTCGCGAGCGGAATGATGCTCGGGGACTACATCTACTTCATCAATGCGTTGAACTCTAGCATCATCCCTACGGCGTTCATCGTCTCCATGGGGATtttcgcgtcgctgtcggcaGCTGCTATCGTGTCCCGTGACAG AAAATTCATCTACCTGGGGAGCATTCTCGGCACAGGCCTGACGCTCTTCACGTATCTGTCACTGTTCTCGGTCATGTGGCGCACCAAGTTGGCTGACGATATCCTTCTCTGGGGAGGGCTCCTTCTTTACGTCGG GTTCGTTCTCTTCGACACGCAGGTGGCGCTGGAGATGGCTCGACGTGGCTCATCAGACTACCTTGTCCAGGCTATCCAGTTCTACGTCGACCTGTTCGGAATTTTCATCCGCCTAGTCCATATCCTCGCGGACAAGGAGCGTCGAAAGCGTCAGCGGGACGAGGAATGA
- a CDS encoding hypothetical protein (encoded by transcript BESB_076590): protein MTGCTADYVRPSRRGQAPSASRLYPNFYKPRAGDPPERGANVQDFGRNMIERKSIRYPIPYLTSDSSRANWTQVARADSNLSSISLSDSRSGAVAGTEQIRENATCHFETVSPCAQPLSVVYKRRDLERIPASMAFRHHHNGDDPVYFDMPPSPAAPAPSYLPGEQRHQRRYWSSVVNSPEPPRRLRSLIFHPGACSLSPLDLANGRARAHSKEEYTSYAESRAKRAHGTTAALKKEGRAHGVDRSEGTMTRLRSSSLGTQDAYLRSSFFAKDLERHRRRGSEDTGYSPPWESTSSEEQHVPLPMPFWGEFDWYPPLKVPMGRVQAFSQPLARTRVPLYESGFVGKHEVC, encoded by the exons ATGACTGGGTGCACAGCAGACTACGttcggccgtcgcggcgaggTCAAGCTCCTTCGGCAAGCCGCCTCTATCCGAACTTCTACAAACCCCGAGCAGGAGATCCTCCAGAGCGAGGAGCGAACGTCCAGGACTTCGGCCGAAACATGATAGAGCGGAAATCTATTCGGTACCCCATTCCTTACTTGACGAGCGATTCCTCTAGGGCCAACTGGACACAGGTCGCCCGAGCGGACTCAAACCTGTCTTCGATCTCGCTCTCTGACTCGCGCAGTGGAGCAGTCGCTGGAACAGAACAGATTCGTGAGAA CGCCACGTGCCACTTTGAAACCGTCTCTCCGTGCGCACAACCACTCAGTGTCGTGTACAAGAGACGAGACCTGGAACGGATCCCAGCCTCCATGGCGTTCCGCCACCACCACAACGGCGATGATCCCGTTTACTTCGACatgcctccttcgccggcggcgccggctccTTCCTACCTGCCGGGGGAGCAACGCCATCAGAGACGGTATTGGAGTTCTGTGGTGAACTCGCCAGAGCCGCCACGGCGGCTCCGCTCCCTCATCTTTCATCCCGGCGCATGCTCATTGTCGCCGCTGGATCTTGCTAATggaagagcgagagcgcACTCGAAAGAAGAATACACATCGTACGCAGAGAGCAGAGCAAAACGGGCACATGGAACTACTGCAGCTCTGAAGAAAGAGGGGAGGGCCCACGGAGTGGATCGCAGTGAAGGAACTATGACCAGGTTGAGGTCGTCTAGCCTTGGAACGCAGGACGCATATTTAAGGAGTAGCTTCTTCGCCAAGGATCTTGAACGGCAtaggaggcgaggcagcgaggacaCTGGCTATTCGCCTCCCTGGGAGAGTACCTCATCCGAGGAACAGCATGTACCCCTCCCGATGCCTTTCTGGGGAGAGTTTGATTGGTACCCCCCCCTCAAAGTTCCAATGGGTCGAGTCCAAGCATTTTCGCAGCCTTTGGCTAGAACGCGTGTTCCCTTGTACGAGAGTGGATTCGTCGGGAAGCACGAGGTTTGCtga